From Impatiens glandulifera chromosome 7, dImpGla2.1, whole genome shotgun sequence:
CAAAGAATATAAATTGGACTAAAGAATTATTAGATGTTAATTGTTGGATATTCTAAAAGATCTAAAGAGAAATTTAGTTtcataagtacttcaagattagctttgaaaataaaatacaaaagaCTCCTTAAACAAAAGTTTAATGTACGCTCAAAATcatatgaatcaagaaattaagtatatttatgatgttagacaaatacttgaaggatcctAGTTTAgatcattaagaaagcaaccaaacaagtaatgtgacattttaataacaaaacattacatactcatatagtgaaatcgaatcagatagagatcatttggtattttgattcgaattttgttggatacaCAAAATAGTCGGAAATTCGTgccacataatttttatttaattattagttgaaAGAATTTATTCTTGTAAGAGTGTTAAGAAGACACTAgaattatttcaacatgatggtagaatttattttgtattttgtgaCATCCATTTGAAGAATCTAACTACAAAATTTTGTCACGaggttgcaaattatgaatgatatataGAAAGACTACTAAAGATATTACATGACAATAATCTACtgttcttttactttaagagtaatatgagttcgactaagtcgaactatttagaaaataaagaattcagaatgtttagttatctattgagcatatttggacaaactcttAAATTACGGATCAGTTCTCTAAGTATTTTCTATCTGAGGTCTTTcctgaacatattgttcatatatatgaatattgcatatttagatgatatacatttttagtgggagtttgtattgtgatgcttgtataatataatttgaaatttatgtgcATATTAAAGATTcagtttctaaaaaaattaaagattcagttttaaataaatcaagattataaaattattcaaattgatctatataaagaataaaggagaactagttggtattagacatgttaaagatcacactaaTGTTAATATCCACACTAtacacccatgtttaatctatgtcatttgattgtattgacatatgtgactattgagggtttagttacgaactaatgtaacaaaaatcgctttaatcctatatttatataattgctggacgagattgatatagatgtatttggaaatgataacaatattttgaagtcttaagattataatatacaattgaagaaaatatatatatatatatgaccgatgtgggagattgttggaattatttccaatatttgagtacatatattatttagtaattgtgtattagttgttatcatataaagattaaaaattcaattaaagtgttctattaaagtataaagattatgggCTTATTattcatctataataaatatggggatatatttgtgtagaagtaggaatatcatttattatttcgttgatgagCCGAATAATAAATTGGTATATTAGGTCTAGGTCcacaacccatatagatagtctACCCAGTGCTGTCAAAATCGCGAGTCAACTCGTAAACTCGTCCGAGTTTGCGTTTTTACTTAAAGAAATCGAGTCACGAGTCAAAAGAAATCGCAAAAGTGTAAAATCGAAGCTAACTCGCGTGTTGACTCGGTCAAACCGTTGAAAACGTTAAAAACGAAAAAATCggtaagttttattatttctacttttcctcattttcaaatatcaaaatttaaaccAATATTACCTCAACTACTTCGTATTAATGAAGACTCCTCGacttcttcaaaataattgcatcttttgtttgaatcTAAGCTTGACAAATCGTaaacatatttcttttttttcatcaatggaagataatgaagaacttaaaggtttctctctctaaaacacTACCACCGACCGTGctcttcttcctttcttgaCCGTgctcttcttcctttcttcttctaaATATCAGGTAATATCTATTTCTTTCATTCTTCATTGTATctttacttttactttattGTTTTTTACCGTTAGATGGTGATAAGTTCCAACTCACACATATCACAAGACAAGTCATTGTCAATGAATCAGAGTGTTGTCTTTTCAACATTGTCCTAGACATTGCCCTATTATctatatagtattattttattaataataaatcctAATTTAGTTACTTCAACTATTCTTATCCTAATTTAGTTAGacattttagttataatttctTTAACTAAATAGTTATcctaatttataaaagttaattataaacttataatctcctttatcatttgaaaatgtccacataaacaacaataaaaataatatatgattatttacATTACATacattttatatcatttattaattaatactagatgataaatatatttgacatatctaatttattaaaatattattgttttatattttgcagAGTTGGTCTAACttataaaacaatgtcattatcGGGTTATGTTGCTCATAAGTAAAGTAAGAATAAACCGGGAAATAGATCTGATATTGGTTGGGAGTATGGAATTGATGTTGATAGCAATTCTAAGAAAGTTAAATGCAAATTTTGCTCTAAAATATTCTCGGGTGGAATATATCGTTTCAAACATCATTTAGCTTGTACACACAAAGATGCTGAGCCTTGTATTAGTGTTCCTGATGATGTGAAATTAAAGGTTAGAGAATTTTTATCGAAAAATGATGAGgcaaaacaaagaaaaagacaaaaagatatttatgagaatgaagatgatgaaggagAGGATATGcaaattgtttcaaaataatttgacaaagGTGCGAGACAATCTTTTATAAAGAGATCAAACGTACAAAAAACAGTGAGTGAAATATTTAAGAAAGATTTAAGGGAAGATGCTTGTCAAATGATCTCTCGTTTTCTCTATACTAGTGCCATTCCTTTCAATGTTGTGAAAAATCCTTATTTTGAAAAAGCGCTTGAGATGGTTGCTAGACATGGTCCAGGATTTAAGCCACCTACTTATCATGAAGTACGAGTGAAATATCTAAAGAAAGAGGTGGAACTAACACACGAGTTGTTAAGAGATTTTAAGATAGAATGGAGAAAAACAGGTTGCTCAATTATGTCAGATGGTTGGACTGATAAGAAAAGACGTTCTATATGCAATTTTTTGGTTAACAGTCCTAAAGGAACATTTGTTTTTAACTTCCATTGACACTTCTGACATTTCTAAGACAGCGGATAAGATATTTCAAATGTTAGATGCAATTGTAGAAGAAGTTGGAGAAGAGAATGTTGTTCAAATAGTTAGTGACAATGCTGCTAATTACAAATTAGCTGGTGAATTGTTgatggaaaaaagaaaaaggttaTATTGGACTCCTTGTGCTGCCCATTGTATTGATCTCATGTTAgaagattttgagaaaaaaatacatgttcATACCTTGACAATTCAGAGTGCCAAAAGCATAACAAGGTATATATACTCGAGAACTCTACTTATATCTATGTTACGACATTTTACTGATGGAAGAAACTTGATTAGACCGGCAAAGACAAGATTTGCCACTGCATATCTCACATTAgggagttttattaatttaaaagttcCACTAATGACTATGTTTAGTTCAAGAAATTGGAAATCAAGTTCATTCTCGAGTACGGTTGATGGAAAGAAAATTGAGGCAATGGTTATTGGTAGTCGATTATGGTCAAATATAATTACATGTCTCAAAGTTGCGAGACCTCTAATTAAAGTACTTAGAATGGTGGATTCAGATGTGAAGCCTGCCATGGGTTTTATTTATGAACAAATGGATGAAGCTAAAGAAAAGATTAGAGTCAACTTCAACAATATAAAGAGAAAGTAAGTAACATACTaacatttgtatttttattgatttttattatataaaatattcatttatctaTGTATTCATAATATATTGTTTGTCTTCATTTTAGTTATGAACTTATTTGGAAGATCATTGATGAACGATGGGCAATTCAACTCCACAAACCCTTACATGCTGCTGGTTATTATCTAAATCCTCAATATCATTATAGTTGTGATTTTAAATCTAATTTTCAGATTAAAAAGGGTTTATATAGTTGTATTGAAAGGATGATAACGGATGAAAATATGATAAGTAAGATAGATAGTCAgcttgaatcatttaaaaatgcaaGAGGATTATTTGGTTCTAAATTTGCAAAAATGGCAATAAGCACAAAGTCTCCAGCTGAATGGTGGGATTCTTATGGTGATGAATGTCCAGAGCTACAAATGTTTGCTATTAGAATACTTAGTCTTACTTGCAGTTCATCTGGATGTGAACGGAATTGGAGTGCATTTGAAATggtatatttatgtttttacatatattaaattttttttgtttacctaattattcaaagtttaaaattataacattaatattcTTCTTTGCCTATAGGTGCATACAAAGCGTAGAAATTGTCTACATCAACAAAAAATGAATGACTTGGTATTTGTCATGTACAACATGAAGTTAAATGACACGCAAGTATTAAGAAAATACGTTGAAGATGTTTCTTCTGATGATGAGTGGATAACTGAAGAAAATGATGCGTATAATTCATCGTCATCTCAAACACGTTTATTTATAGATAGTACTGAATCTAGAGAAAACGAAGAAGAAATATGCGAGGAAGATGGTGAAAAAGAAGGAGTAGaaagagatgatgatgatgaagttgatgatgatgttgaagtTGATGATGCTATGGATGATTTAGACAATTTTGATGTTAACAATGAGATAAATGTTGATGATTTAATTTCTTGATTTAAAAGTTGGTTATGAAcaatttattaagtattttgaatgatttttatttattaagtttaaaatattttgaatgatttataatttaatagttaatattatttataagtaaactcttacgaGTTTACGATTCGAGTTTACGATACGAGTTTACAATGGTctaacgattttacgtaaactctcgattttgacagcctTGAGTCTACCTATTATGTTTCTTTAATCAGACAAAAGGTAGAGgttgttcatctctcaagaacactcaatGGCTATCGATAGAGGGTTgaaagacttaaaccccacccacatcagatTTTttgatccaggtccagatccagaactaGAAGATTCGATATTGAGAGAAGATTCAAAGAACaacttaatgaaccgttcttcatttCAGATTCATGTATGTTTCCGCAGTTTATGTTTGTCttaatttatcgacatagagtattaaGAATATAGACTTAAGGAATAAAAAATTAGACTAAAGATTCTAACAATATCTACTCAAGTTCAACTAAGTTGAACGAGTAGGGACCAATTTTCTATCGTCGTCCACTATCGTCTAGAATGTGGAGCCTCgctcataaaaataaatacaaaatgcGATTTTCGTGACCATTTTGATTATTTCCTTTTgcaattttgttatttatcatTTATGCTATTATTCTTGAAAAATCTGGATTTGTTTCTTTATCGAAACGTGTCGAATTTCGAAATTATTAGAACAAACTTAAGTAGCATAAATgataaataacaaaatgttaCATGAGCCCCATCTCTTCTAAGAACAACTCTAACCTCTTAAAACTGACAGTATACTTGTACACCATCATATGTCAAACTCATTCCAATTCCTAAAATCGAGTTCATCTCGAAACCGTTATAACTTATGTTGTTATCTCGCTCGTTTCTTAATCAAAATAGCTAATTTTGGATAGATTTATCGGTGAGGAACTCTCAAATATCGGCCAGAATCTTTATCATCAAATCGAAAGTCACTAAAAACGATTGTAAGTATTTTTTCTGTATTAATATCTCAAAGAACatttagtaataataatacGTTGATTGGTATATTTggattaaaacatattttcaaatggATAAGATCTAAACAAAAGTAGGACCATACAACCATCAACATGTGGTAACCAAACACGCTCACAAACACTAGCTTTACACCCCTCTTCTTTCTCCTCTCCACCATGCCTGCAACTTTACCATGGGCTGTTCCTCCAAGCTCCCACCTTCCCTCCTCCTCCCCACCCAAAACATTCATCTCTCCCGTCGCATCCTCCTCTCAACATCCGCCATTTCCCTCTCTTTCCCCCTCTCCTCCTCCGCATCACCCCTACAATCCGCCGCACCCGACACTACCATAACCGACCGTATCTTCATGGACTTCAGCTTCTGTCCTAGCTACTTCTCCAATCGAACTCTAGGAGGAGACGATTTAACCCTCTGTCCCGACTCCGAGCATCTCGGTCGCCTCGTCCTCGGTCTCTACGGAAACCTTGTCCCTGTAACAGTCGCAAATTTCAAATCTTTGTGCACCGGCACTCCATCGGGATCTTCCTATAAGGGTACCTTAATTCAGAAGATCTTACCCGGTCAATTCTTTGTTGCCGGCCGCCAAGGACGTCGCGACAAGGGAGAGGTGAAGCCGCCGACAACGGCGGAAGTGACTAGGAACACTGAAACTGTTGATTCACGTGCATTCTTGTTGGAGCACTCGAGGCCGGGCGTTGTCTCGTTATGCTTGTCGGAGaatgacgatgatgatgatattaAGCTGGATCCGGATTATCGAAACGTTGAGTTCTTAATCACAACAGGTCCTGGTCCATGCCCGGAACTCGACAGCAAAAACATAATCTTTGGAACAGTTCTTGAAGGTATTGATTGatcaattttcattttatgaACCAAAATTTGCCATATCCTTGATTGTTAAAACCCACTGACCAATTCCGTGTTTTTTTAATAGGAATGGATGTGGTTACAAGTATATCTTCCATACCCACGTACAAACCAGGAGAAAGAATCCGTCAATACAACGATTTGGCGGAGTTTCTTGGGGATGAAAGAGCAAGAACTGCTCGAGCAATCTGGAACAAGCCTCTTAAAACCCTTTACATAAGCGACTGTGGAGTGGTCAAAGTCGCCAAACCTACTCTCTCTCCCACTCTGCCTTAACACTGACAAATTGATACACCTTCCTCTGTTGAGAATTTCGGCCTCCATTCAACACCTCAAGGTAAATCATGAGAAATTGAACTTCTGAAGATCATTGTTTTTGTGATAAGAGGTAAACAATATTGGAaatggagaaaataaatatggaaGAAATTGGCTAgttttttgtgtatttaatgGTATAGTTTATAAGCTCGCTCACTGTTGTTTTCTTTGATTGCTTTCTTTggttatgatttattttttctatgtaATTGATGCATAATTGTTTGTGTAAAATGGGAAAAACATAAGCCATTGTATAAATAGGATCTtctaaagttatattttttcaatgagACCCGTAATTCCAAGCCAGAGTTCAAAATTAAATGTTCATTGTAACTTTGGTTTACTATATTTCTTTGTATAAATGCTAGTGAAAATGTAAGAGTTAAATTGATATTGATTAATCATTTACATTCACTAacatttatacataaaaatatagtaaagaaatgttataagtaattaaaatttaatattgaagTACTGAGATTAAGGTAAACAAAATCTAAGAGTCTCATGGAGAAATTCAGGAGTCTCTTTTGAGATAATAGCGATTGACTTTATTCTTGATCCTTTAaggtttataaattataatattgtacTCTCTAATATTTTTCTCTCGAACGAATTAGAGTGGTATATATTAGAGTGGTACATACCGTGAGTTTGTtacataataaacaaaataatttaagcCAAATTTTTCAGTGATAATGTTAGCTAGTTAATTATCAGTAGATATGTATTTAATGATGAGAAATTCTAGACAAACAGAGTGATGGTGTGGAACAAATGAAGAACCCATGGTCTGCATCGATTTTACATGATTTTTTCGACTTTAACAATTGGCATCGAATTTTACAGTCGATAATGATTTTCTTGACTTTTACTGTCGGCATAGACTTTACCGTTGGTAATGATTTTCTCGACTTTTATAGTCGGCATCGACTTTTATAGTCGGTAATTATTCACTTACTTTTAATAGTCTTTCATAGTTCGTATCGACTTTTATagtcatatttttttacaatgattttttttcaacttttgtAGTTGTagtaaatatgaaaatatatctTGATAGTTAAGTTTCAAAGTTTGACGATGATGAAGGTTAAGATGGTTGAAATGATAACATTTCAAAATGAGTGGTAGTGGTAGTGGTAGtgaaaataatgagaaaatggTGGTGGAGGAGAGAAAGTATAAGTGTAGAGAAGATTGATAGAGagtttttgtgatttttaaaGGAAAAAAGTGTTACAAAAGTTAATGACGAGATATATAGAATTGATGAGTAACCATATGTAAACAATACTAATTGTTGTGGTTGAGACATTTGGAATAAAAATGTTGATAAGTTATGAGCTTATAGAAAGACAATATCTCAATAAAATAAACGAATTAAGACATGATCACATGAGACTCGTCTCTTTTAGGTGGTGAATCTTACCTTCGATGACACAATTTTGTTCATTTGTACGCGAACACTATTCAATAAAGAATCCAATTAAAAACTTTGATAAGATCGTGGATATTCACCCTTACAAATACTCTGATAccaagtaaataaaataaggaaTGTAGATAATACGATAATAAGAGATAGTTACAACATGTAAGAGTTACAATGATATTGATTTATCATTAAATACAAAGAAATGTAGTAAACGAAATGTTACACGTAATTAACATCAAGAATCTCGGTTGAGAGATCAGGGATTAACATCAAGAATCTCGGTTGAGAGATCAAGGATTAACATTTATTCAACGTAGTCTCTAATGTATAACCGACGAATCACCAATTCTTTAACATTCATATCATTTTGTTTGTGCTTAAGATAATTCTTAAAATCGTTTAAAGACGGTGACAACTTCTCATTAATAATCGTCACTTGGAAGGTTTCTCTCAAATTCATGTCTTCAACATGaatttcattcaaaataatttggatctcttgaacttgtttaatAACTGATCTTGAATATACCATTATGTAGTCCAAAAATCAACTAACAATAAAACTTTTTGTGCCCGCATCTTCGGTTCTGTATTTTTGTTCAAGAGATTGTCATAGTTCTTTGGCCATATTCTTTTCATTATACACATTGTATAGTGAATATGACAAACCATTCAATAAGTAATCTACATAAGAAATCCGAATGGTTCTAATC
This genomic window contains:
- the LOC124909740 gene encoding uncharacterized protein LOC124909740; the encoded protein is MVARHGPGFKPPTYHEVRVKYLKKEVELTHELLRDFKIEWRKTVLKEHLFLTSIDTSDISKTADKIFQMLDAIVEEVGEENVVQIVSDNAANYKLAGELLMEKRKRLYWTPCAAHCIDLMLEDFEKKIHVHTLTIQSAKSITSSRNWKSSSFSSTVDGKKIEAMVIGSRLWSNIITCLKVARPLIKVLRMVDSDVKPAMGFIYEQMDEAKEKIRVNFNNIKRNYELIWKIIDERWAIQLHKPLHAAGYYLNPQYHYSCDFKSNFQIKKGLYSCIERMITDENMISKIDSQLESFKNARGLFGSKFAKMAISTKSPAEWWDSYGDECPELQMFAIRILSLTCSSSGCERNWSAFEMVHTKRRNCLHQQKMNDLVFVMYNMKLNDTQVLRKYVEDVSSDDEWITEENDAYNSSSSQTRLFIDSTESRENEEEICEEDGEKEGVERDDDDEVDDDVEVDDAMDDLDNFDVNNEINVDDLIS
- the LOC124945095 gene encoding peptidyl-prolyl cis-trans isomerase CYP28, chloroplastic; the protein is MGCSSKLPPSLLLPTQNIHLSRRILLSTSAISLSFPLSSSASPLQSAAPDTTITDRIFMDFSFCPSYFSNRTLGGDDLTLCPDSEHLGRLVLGLYGNLVPVTVANFKSLCTGTPSGSSYKGTLIQKILPGQFFVAGRQGRRDKGEVKPPTTAEVTRNTETVDSRAFLLEHSRPGVVSLCLSENDDDDDIKLDPDYRNVEFLITTGPGPCPELDSKNIIFGTVLEGMDVVTSISSIPTYKPGERIRQYNDLAEFLGDERARTARAIWNKPLKTLYISDCGVVKVAKPTLSPTLP